From one Equus asinus isolate D_3611 breed Donkey chromosome 5, EquAss-T2T_v2, whole genome shotgun sequence genomic stretch:
- the LCK gene encoding tyrosine-protein kinase Lck isoform X3, whose product MGCSCSSNPEDDWMENIDVCENCHYPIVPLDGKATLPMRNGSEVRDPLVTYEGSNPPASPLQDNLVIALHRYEPSHDGDLGFEKGEQLRILEQSGEWWKAQSLTTGQEGFIPFNFVAKANSLEPEPWFFKNLSRKDAERQLLAPGNTHGSFLIRESESTAGSFSLSVRDFDQNQGEVVKHYKIRNLDKGGFYISPRITFPGLHELVRHYTNASDGLCTRLSRPCQTQKPQKPWWEDEWEVPRETLKLVERLGAGQFGEVWMGYYNGHTKVAVKSLKQGSMSPDAFLAEANLMKQLQHQRLVRLYAVVTQEPIYIITEYMENGSLVDFLKTSTGIKLTINKLLDMAAQIAEGMAFIEERNYIHRDLRAANILVSDTLSCKIADFGLARLIEDNEYTAREGAKFPIKWTAPEAINYGTFTIKSDVWSFGILLTEIVTHGRIPYPGMTNPEVIQNLERGYRMVRPDNCPEELYQLMMLCWKERPEDRPTFDYLRSVLEDFFTATEGQYQPQP is encoded by the exons ATGGGCTGTAGCTGCAGCTCAAACCCTGAAGATGACTGGATGGAAAACATCGATGTATGTGAGAACTGCCATTACCCCATAGTCCCACTGGATGGCAAGGCCACG CTGCCTATGCGGAATGGCTCTGAGGTGCGGGATCCACTGGTAACCTATGAGGGCTCCAaccccccagcctcccctctgcaAG ACAACCTGGTTATCGCCCTGCACAGATACGAGCCCTCCCACGATGGAGACCTGGGCTTCGAGAAGGGCGAACAGCTCCGTATCCTGGAGCA GAGCGGCGAGTGGTGGAAGGCACAGTCCCTGACCACGGGCCAGGAAGGTTTCATCCCCTTCAACTTCGTGGCCAAAGCGAACAGCCTGGAGCCCGAACC CTGGTTCTTCAAGAACCTGAGCCGCAAGGACGCGGAACGGCAGCTCCTGGCGCCCGGGAACACGCACGGCTCCTTCCTGATCCGGGAGAGCGAGAGTACCGCGG GATCGTTTTCACTGTCCGTCCGGGACTTCGACCAGAACCAGGGAGAGGTGGTGAAACATTACAAGATCCGTAACCTGGACAAGGGTGGCTTCTACATCTCCCCCCGCATCACCTTTCCCGGCCTGCATGAGCTGGTCCGCCATTACACCA ATGCTTCGGATGGGCTGTGCACGCGGTTGAGCCGCCCCTGCCAGACCCAGAAGCCCCAGAAGCCATGGTGGGAGGACGAGTGGGAGGTTCCCAGGGAGACGCTGAAGTTGGTGGAGCGGCTGGGGGCTGGCCAGTTCGGGGAGGTGTGGATGG gatACTACAACGGGCACACGAAGGTGGCAGTGAAGAGCCTGAAGCAGGGCAGCATGTCCCCCGATGCCTTCCTGGCCGAGGCCAACCTCATGAAGCAGCTGCAACACCAGCGGCTGGTCCGGCTCTACGCGGTGGTCACCCAGGAGCCCATCTACATCATCACGGAATACATGGAGAACG GGAGCCTGGTGGATTTTCTCAAGACCTCCACAGGCATCAAGCTGACCATCAACAAACTCCTGGACATGGCAGCCCAA ATTGCAGAGGGCATGGCATTCATTGAAGAGCGGAATTATATCCACCGTGACCTGAGGGCCGCCAACATCCTGGTGTCTGACACCCTGAGCTGCAAGATCGCAGACTTTGGCCTAGCACGCCTCATTGAGGACAACGAGTACACAGCCAGGGAGG ggGCCAAGTTTCCCATTAAGTGGACAGCACCAGAAGCCATTAACTATGGGACATTCACCATCAAGTCGGATGTGTGGTCTTTTGGGATCCTGCTGACGGAGATTGTCACCCATGGCCGCATCCCTTACCCAG GGATGACCAATCCTGAGGTGATTCAGAACCTGGAGCGAGGTTACCGCATGGTGCGACCTGACAACTGTCCAGAGGAGCTGTACCAACTCATGATGCTGTGCTGGAAGGAACGCCCAGAGGACCGGCCCACCTTTGACTACCTGCGCAGTGTGCTGGAGGACTTCTTCACGGCCACAGAGGGCCAGTACCAGCCCCAGCCCTGA
- the LCK gene encoding tyrosine-protein kinase Lck isoform X1, giving the protein MLPLPSDCNEKVTQLSDCDGAAPCLSLKAERVCLPLAQWGFKAALESLAKVHPGEQEGGSIRCPLFSSECHPQGTMGCSCSSNPEDDWMENIDVCENCHYPIVPLDGKATLPMRNGSEVRDPLVTYEGSNPPASPLQDNLVIALHRYEPSHDGDLGFEKGEQLRILEQSGEWWKAQSLTTGQEGFIPFNFVAKANSLEPEPWFFKNLSRKDAERQLLAPGNTHGSFLIRESESTAGSFSLSVRDFDQNQGEVVKHYKIRNLDKGGFYISPRITFPGLHELVRHYTNASDGLCTRLSRPCQTQKPQKPWWEDEWEVPRETLKLVERLGAGQFGEVWMGYYNGHTKVAVKSLKQGSMSPDAFLAEANLMKQLQHQRLVRLYAVVTQEPIYIITEYMENGSLVDFLKTSTGIKLTINKLLDMAAQIAEGMAFIEERNYIHRDLRAANILVSDTLSCKIADFGLARLIEDNEYTAREGAKFPIKWTAPEAINYGTFTIKSDVWSFGILLTEIVTHGRIPYPGMTNPEVIQNLERGYRMVRPDNCPEELYQLMMLCWKERPEDRPTFDYLRSVLEDFFTATEGQYQPQP; this is encoded by the exons ATGTTACCTTTGCCCTCAGACTGTAATGAAAAGGTCACTCAGCTCTCAGACTGTGACGGCGCTGCTCCTTGCCTTTCACTGAAAGCTGAGCGTGTCTGCCTGCCCCTTGCTCAGTGGGGTTTCAAGGCTGCCCTTGAATCTCTTGCCAAGGTGCAccctggggagcaggagggaggttCCATCAGATGTCCTCTCTTTTCCTCCGAGTGCCACCCTCAGG GGACCATGGGCTGTAGCTGCAGCTCAAACCCTGAAGATGACTGGATGGAAAACATCGATGTATGTGAGAACTGCCATTACCCCATAGTCCCACTGGATGGCAAGGCCACG CTGCCTATGCGGAATGGCTCTGAGGTGCGGGATCCACTGGTAACCTATGAGGGCTCCAaccccccagcctcccctctgcaAG ACAACCTGGTTATCGCCCTGCACAGATACGAGCCCTCCCACGATGGAGACCTGGGCTTCGAGAAGGGCGAACAGCTCCGTATCCTGGAGCA GAGCGGCGAGTGGTGGAAGGCACAGTCCCTGACCACGGGCCAGGAAGGTTTCATCCCCTTCAACTTCGTGGCCAAAGCGAACAGCCTGGAGCCCGAACC CTGGTTCTTCAAGAACCTGAGCCGCAAGGACGCGGAACGGCAGCTCCTGGCGCCCGGGAACACGCACGGCTCCTTCCTGATCCGGGAGAGCGAGAGTACCGCGG GATCGTTTTCACTGTCCGTCCGGGACTTCGACCAGAACCAGGGAGAGGTGGTGAAACATTACAAGATCCGTAACCTGGACAAGGGTGGCTTCTACATCTCCCCCCGCATCACCTTTCCCGGCCTGCATGAGCTGGTCCGCCATTACACCA ATGCTTCGGATGGGCTGTGCACGCGGTTGAGCCGCCCCTGCCAGACCCAGAAGCCCCAGAAGCCATGGTGGGAGGACGAGTGGGAGGTTCCCAGGGAGACGCTGAAGTTGGTGGAGCGGCTGGGGGCTGGCCAGTTCGGGGAGGTGTGGATGG gatACTACAACGGGCACACGAAGGTGGCAGTGAAGAGCCTGAAGCAGGGCAGCATGTCCCCCGATGCCTTCCTGGCCGAGGCCAACCTCATGAAGCAGCTGCAACACCAGCGGCTGGTCCGGCTCTACGCGGTGGTCACCCAGGAGCCCATCTACATCATCACGGAATACATGGAGAACG GGAGCCTGGTGGATTTTCTCAAGACCTCCACAGGCATCAAGCTGACCATCAACAAACTCCTGGACATGGCAGCCCAA ATTGCAGAGGGCATGGCATTCATTGAAGAGCGGAATTATATCCACCGTGACCTGAGGGCCGCCAACATCCTGGTGTCTGACACCCTGAGCTGCAAGATCGCAGACTTTGGCCTAGCACGCCTCATTGAGGACAACGAGTACACAGCCAGGGAGG ggGCCAAGTTTCCCATTAAGTGGACAGCACCAGAAGCCATTAACTATGGGACATTCACCATCAAGTCGGATGTGTGGTCTTTTGGGATCCTGCTGACGGAGATTGTCACCCATGGCCGCATCCCTTACCCAG GGATGACCAATCCTGAGGTGATTCAGAACCTGGAGCGAGGTTACCGCATGGTGCGACCTGACAACTGTCCAGAGGAGCTGTACCAACTCATGATGCTGTGCTGGAAGGAACGCCCAGAGGACCGGCCCACCTTTGACTACCTGCGCAGTGTGCTGGAGGACTTCTTCACGGCCACAGAGGGCCAGTACCAGCCCCAGCCCTGA
- the LCK gene encoding tyrosine-protein kinase Lck isoform X2: MGNLSDCSPLCPQNSIRAWHLRGTMGCSCSSNPEDDWMENIDVCENCHYPIVPLDGKATLPMRNGSEVRDPLVTYEGSNPPASPLQDNLVIALHRYEPSHDGDLGFEKGEQLRILEQSGEWWKAQSLTTGQEGFIPFNFVAKANSLEPEPWFFKNLSRKDAERQLLAPGNTHGSFLIRESESTAGSFSLSVRDFDQNQGEVVKHYKIRNLDKGGFYISPRITFPGLHELVRHYTNASDGLCTRLSRPCQTQKPQKPWWEDEWEVPRETLKLVERLGAGQFGEVWMGYYNGHTKVAVKSLKQGSMSPDAFLAEANLMKQLQHQRLVRLYAVVTQEPIYIITEYMENGSLVDFLKTSTGIKLTINKLLDMAAQIAEGMAFIEERNYIHRDLRAANILVSDTLSCKIADFGLARLIEDNEYTAREGAKFPIKWTAPEAINYGTFTIKSDVWSFGILLTEIVTHGRIPYPGMTNPEVIQNLERGYRMVRPDNCPEELYQLMMLCWKERPEDRPTFDYLRSVLEDFFTATEGQYQPQP, encoded by the exons ATGGGGAACCTCTCTGACTGCTCACCTCTGTGTCCCCAGAACTCCATCAGAGCCTGGCACCTAAGAG GGACCATGGGCTGTAGCTGCAGCTCAAACCCTGAAGATGACTGGATGGAAAACATCGATGTATGTGAGAACTGCCATTACCCCATAGTCCCACTGGATGGCAAGGCCACG CTGCCTATGCGGAATGGCTCTGAGGTGCGGGATCCACTGGTAACCTATGAGGGCTCCAaccccccagcctcccctctgcaAG ACAACCTGGTTATCGCCCTGCACAGATACGAGCCCTCCCACGATGGAGACCTGGGCTTCGAGAAGGGCGAACAGCTCCGTATCCTGGAGCA GAGCGGCGAGTGGTGGAAGGCACAGTCCCTGACCACGGGCCAGGAAGGTTTCATCCCCTTCAACTTCGTGGCCAAAGCGAACAGCCTGGAGCCCGAACC CTGGTTCTTCAAGAACCTGAGCCGCAAGGACGCGGAACGGCAGCTCCTGGCGCCCGGGAACACGCACGGCTCCTTCCTGATCCGGGAGAGCGAGAGTACCGCGG GATCGTTTTCACTGTCCGTCCGGGACTTCGACCAGAACCAGGGAGAGGTGGTGAAACATTACAAGATCCGTAACCTGGACAAGGGTGGCTTCTACATCTCCCCCCGCATCACCTTTCCCGGCCTGCATGAGCTGGTCCGCCATTACACCA ATGCTTCGGATGGGCTGTGCACGCGGTTGAGCCGCCCCTGCCAGACCCAGAAGCCCCAGAAGCCATGGTGGGAGGACGAGTGGGAGGTTCCCAGGGAGACGCTGAAGTTGGTGGAGCGGCTGGGGGCTGGCCAGTTCGGGGAGGTGTGGATGG gatACTACAACGGGCACACGAAGGTGGCAGTGAAGAGCCTGAAGCAGGGCAGCATGTCCCCCGATGCCTTCCTGGCCGAGGCCAACCTCATGAAGCAGCTGCAACACCAGCGGCTGGTCCGGCTCTACGCGGTGGTCACCCAGGAGCCCATCTACATCATCACGGAATACATGGAGAACG GGAGCCTGGTGGATTTTCTCAAGACCTCCACAGGCATCAAGCTGACCATCAACAAACTCCTGGACATGGCAGCCCAA ATTGCAGAGGGCATGGCATTCATTGAAGAGCGGAATTATATCCACCGTGACCTGAGGGCCGCCAACATCCTGGTGTCTGACACCCTGAGCTGCAAGATCGCAGACTTTGGCCTAGCACGCCTCATTGAGGACAACGAGTACACAGCCAGGGAGG ggGCCAAGTTTCCCATTAAGTGGACAGCACCAGAAGCCATTAACTATGGGACATTCACCATCAAGTCGGATGTGTGGTCTTTTGGGATCCTGCTGACGGAGATTGTCACCCATGGCCGCATCCCTTACCCAG GGATGACCAATCCTGAGGTGATTCAGAACCTGGAGCGAGGTTACCGCATGGTGCGACCTGACAACTGTCCAGAGGAGCTGTACCAACTCATGATGCTGTGCTGGAAGGAACGCCCAGAGGACCGGCCCACCTTTGACTACCTGCGCAGTGTGCTGGAGGACTTCTTCACGGCCACAGAGGGCCAGTACCAGCCCCAGCCCTGA
- the FAM167B gene encoding protein FAM167B: MSLGPLKFQAVGEEDEEDEEEESLDSVKALTAKLQLQTRRPSYLEWTARVQSQAWRRAQARPEPGGPGAICGFDSMDSALEWLRRELREMQAQDRQLAGQLLRLRAQLHRLKVDQACHLHQELLDEAELELKLEPGAGLALAPPLRHLGLTRMNISARRFTLC, from the exons ATGTCCCTGGGGCCACTGAAATTCCAGGCAGTGGGTGAAGAAGatgaggaggatgaggaagaagagagccTGGACTCTGTGAAGGCTCTGACAGCCAAGCTGCAGCTGCAGACACGGCGGCCCTCATACCTGGAGTGGACAGCCCGGGTCCAGAGCCAGGCCTGGCGCAGGGCCCAAGCCAGACCTGAGCCCGGGGGACCTGGGGCAATCTGCGGCTTTGACTCAATGGATTCTGCCCTTGAGTGGCTCCGACGGGAGCTG CGGGAGATGCAGGCTCAGGACCGGCAGCTGGCTGGGCAGCTGTTGCGACTGCGGGCCCAGCTGCATCGGCTGAAGGTGGACCAAGCCTGTCACCTGCACCAGGAGCTGCTGGACGAGGCGGAGCTGGAGCTGAAGCTGGAGCCGGGGgctggcctggccctggccccGCCGCTGCGGCATCTGGGCCTCACGCGCATGAACATCAGCGCGCGGCGCTTCACCCTCTGCTGA
- the LOC106829053 gene encoding myotubularin-related protein 9-like, whose protein sequence is MMFFFLFSVSGNASTPEFKKKKNSECLLRLRHEGLLNSCPAGVASCPASSCPFRSPRSPRLKLLESALLLGPRPTAGGMEFSELIRTGRAQAELLRGPGAPPLRGTLCVTGHHLLLSPGPQATSDLWLLLLRSVDSIEKRVAGDSGTITLRCKDLRVLQLDIEGVEATLDIARSIEALSSLESVITSFPFFYRPKGLRLGDAWHFHPPEHHYKRVARETNAWRLSEVNEDFSVCPSYPRAVIVPRAVDDDALARSARFRQGGRFPVLSYHHAPSGTVLLRSSQPLTGPQKRRCAEDEELLRAVLAGARPGARGFIVDTRSAQAAKQARMTGGGTEAKAAYPGWKRLHRPMERGRPLQESFVRLVEACGDLEQSMDRWLSRLEGCRWLAHVKEALSTACLAAQGMEREGACILVHGAEGTDSTLLVTSLAQLILDPLSRTMTGFQELVEREWIQAGHPFQLRCAHSAFSHARPKHEAPTFLLFLDCVWQLGRQFPLSLEFGEGLLLALFEHAYASPFGTFLCNSEKERCLCEVRTRTHSLWSGLNQPKEQRKLRNPLYVLNPLAIWPSVEPQSLRLWQGLFLRWTRPPEPSEAAWEKVWQIVTDKEKTEGSQPTVSASEPQP, encoded by the exons atgatgtttttctttcttttttcagtcagCGGGAATGCCAGCACcccagagtttaaaaaaaagaaaaatagtgagtGCCTCCTGCGACTCAGGCACGAG GGCCTCCTTAACAGCTGTCCTGCCGGCGTCGCCAGCTGCCCAGCCAGTTCCTGTCCCTTTCGGAGCCCGCGCTCGCCCCGCCTGAAGCTCCTGGAGTCTGCCCTtctcctgggccccaggcccACCGCAGGCGGAATGGAGTTCTCAGAGCTGATCCGTACTGGCCGGGCCCAAGCTGAGCTCCTGCGGGGCCCTGGGGCGCCCCCGCTGCGCGGCACGCTGTGCGTCACCGGCCACCACCTGCTGCTGTCGCCAGGGCCCCAGGCGACTTCAGACTTGTGGCTGCTGCTGTTGCGTAGTGTCGACTCCATCGAGAAGCG GGTCGCGGGTGACTCCGGCACCATCACGCTGCGCTGTAAAGACCTGCGAGTGCTCCAGCTGGACATTGAGGGCGTGGAAGCGACGCTGGACATTGCCCGCTCCATCGAG GCGCTGTCCTCCCTGGAATCGGTCATCACCTCCTTTCCATTCTTCTACCGTCCCAAGGGCTTGAGATTGGGCGACGCCTGGCACTTCCACCCGCCCGAACACCACTACAAGCGAGTAGCTCGCGAG ACCAACGCGTGGCGGCTGAGTGAGGTGAACGAGGACTTCAGCGTGTGCCCCAGTTACCCCCGCGCCGTGATCGTGCCTCGCGCGGTGGATGACGATGCCCTAGCGCGCAGCGCCCGCTTCCGCCAGGGAGGCCGCTTCCCTGTGCTCAGCTACCACCACGCTCCCAGCGGAACC GTGCTGCTACGTTCCAGCCAGCCCCTGACCGGGCCCCAGAAGCGGCGCTGCGCTGAGGACGAGGAGCTGCTGCGAGCTGTGCTGGCGGGGGCTCGCCCTGGGGCCCGGGGCTTCATCGTGGACACGCGTTCGGCCCAGGCCGCCAAGCAGGCCCGCATGACTGGCGGCGGCACCGAGGCCAAGGCCGCTTACCCTGGCTGGAAACGGCTGCACCGGCCCATGGAAAG GGGGCGGCCCCTCCAAGAGAGCTTTGTGCGCCTGGTGGAGGCCTGTGGGGACCTGGAGCAGAGCATGGACCGCTGGCTTAGTCGACTAGAGGGCTGCCGCTGGCTGGCACATGTGAAGGAGGCTCTGAGCACCGCCTGTCTGGCAGCACAGGGCATGGAGAG GGAAGGGGCCTGCATCCTGGTGCACGGGGCTGAAGGCACAGACAGCACCCTGCTCGTGACTTCACTGGCCCAACTCATCCTGGACCCCTTGAGTCGGACCATGACTGGATTCCAGGAACTGGTGGAGCGGGAGTGGATCCAG GCCGGCCACCCCTTCCAGCTGCGCTGTGCCCACTCGGCCTTCTCCCACGCCCGCCCCAAGCACGAGGCACccacctttctcctcttcctggacTGCGTGTGGCAGTTGGGTCGCCAGTTCCCGCTGTCGCTGGAGTTTGGGGAGGGGCTGCTGTTGGCGCTGTTTGAACACGCCTATGCCTCCCCTTTTGGCACCTTCCTCTGCAACAGCGAAAAGGAGAG ATGCCTGTGTGAAGTGAGGACTCGAACACACTCCTTGTGGTCTGGGCTCAACCAGCCAAAAGAGCAACGGAAACTCCGGAACCCGCTCTACGTCCTCAATCCCTTGGCCATCTGGCCCTCTGTGGAGCCCCAGAGTCTGCGACTGTGGCAAG gcctGTTTCTGCGCTGGACCCGCCCACCTGAGCCTTCAGAGGCAGCGTGGGAGAAGGTGTGGCAAATAGTGACAGATAAGGAGAAGACAGAAGGCTCTCAGCCAACAGTGTCAGCCTCTGAGCCCCAGCCCTGA
- the EIF3I gene encoding eukaryotic translation initiation factor 3 subunit I isoform X2, whose amino-acid sequence MGHTGAVWCVDADWDTKHVLTGSADNSCRLWDCETGKQLALLKTNSAVRTCGFDFGGNIIMFSTDKQMGYQCFVSFFDLRDPSQIDNNEPYMKIPCNDSKITSAVWGPLGECIIAGHEGGELNQYSAKSGEVLVNVKEHSRQINDIQLSRDMTMFVTASKDNTAKLFDSTTLEHQKTFRTERPVNSAALSPNYDHVVLGGGQEAMDVTTTSTRIGKFEARFFHLAFEEEFGRVKGHFGPINSVAFHPDGKSYSSGGEDGYVRIHYFDPQYFEFEFEA is encoded by the exons ATGGGCCATACTGGAGCTGTGTGGTGTGTGGACGCTGACT GGGACACCAAGCATGTCCTCACTGGCTCGGCTGACAACAGCTGTCGTCTCTGGGACTGTGAAACAG ggaaGCAGCTGGCCCTGCTCAAGACCAATTCAGCTGTCCGGACCTGTGGTTTTGACTTTGGGGGCAACATCATCATGTTCTCCACGGACAAGCAGATGGGCTACCAGTGCTTTGTGAGCTTCTTTGACCTGCGGGATCCGAGCCAGATCG ACAACAACGAGCCCTACATGAAGATCCCCTGCAACGACTCCAAGATCACCAGTGCTGTTTGGGGACCCCTAGGGGAGTGTATCATCGCGGGCCACGAGGGCGGAGAGCTCAACCAGTATAGTGCCAAG TCTGGAGAGGTATTGGTGAACGTTAAGGAGCACTCCCGGCAGATCAATGACATCCAGTTATCCAGGGACATGACCATGTTTGTCACTGCCTCCAAGGACAACACAGCCAAG ctctttGACTCTACAACCCTTGAACACCAGAAGACCTTCCGGACAGAACGTCCTGTCAACTCAGCTGCTCTCTCTCCCAACTATGACCAT gTGGTGCTGGGTGGTGGCCAGGAAGCCATGGATGTAACCACAACCTCCACCAGGATTGGCAAGTTTGAGGCCAG gtTCTTCCACTTGGCCTTTGAAGAAGAGTTTGGAAGAGTCAAGGGCCACTTCGGGCCTATAAACAGTGTTGCCTTCCATCCTGATGGCAAGAG CTACAGCAGTGGCGGAGAAGATGGTTATGTCCGCATCCACTACTTCGACCCACAGTACTTTGAATTTGAGTTTGAGGCTTAA
- the EIF3I gene encoding eukaryotic translation initiation factor 3 subunit I isoform X1 → MKPILLQGHERSITQIKYNREGDLLFTVAKDPIVNVWYSVNGERLGTYMGHTGAVWCVDADWDTKHVLTGSADNSCRLWDCETGKQLALLKTNSAVRTCGFDFGGNIIMFSTDKQMGYQCFVSFFDLRDPSQIDNNEPYMKIPCNDSKITSAVWGPLGECIIAGHEGGELNQYSAKSGEVLVNVKEHSRQINDIQLSRDMTMFVTASKDNTAKLFDSTTLEHQKTFRTERPVNSAALSPNYDHVVLGGGQEAMDVTTTSTRIGKFEARFFHLAFEEEFGRVKGHFGPINSVAFHPDGKSYSSGGEDGYVRIHYFDPQYFEFEFEA, encoded by the exons ATG AAGCCGATCTTGCTGCAGGGCCATGAGCGGTCCATTACGCAGATTAAGTACAACCGCGAGGGAGACCTCCTCTTCACGGTGGCCAAGGACCCT ATTGTCAACGTATGGTACTCCGTGAATGGTGAGAGGCTGGGCACCTACATGGGCCATACTGGAGCTGTGTGGTGTGTGGACGCTGACT GGGACACCAAGCATGTCCTCACTGGCTCGGCTGACAACAGCTGTCGTCTCTGGGACTGTGAAACAG ggaaGCAGCTGGCCCTGCTCAAGACCAATTCAGCTGTCCGGACCTGTGGTTTTGACTTTGGGGGCAACATCATCATGTTCTCCACGGACAAGCAGATGGGCTACCAGTGCTTTGTGAGCTTCTTTGACCTGCGGGATCCGAGCCAGATCG ACAACAACGAGCCCTACATGAAGATCCCCTGCAACGACTCCAAGATCACCAGTGCTGTTTGGGGACCCCTAGGGGAGTGTATCATCGCGGGCCACGAGGGCGGAGAGCTCAACCAGTATAGTGCCAAG TCTGGAGAGGTATTGGTGAACGTTAAGGAGCACTCCCGGCAGATCAATGACATCCAGTTATCCAGGGACATGACCATGTTTGTCACTGCCTCCAAGGACAACACAGCCAAG ctctttGACTCTACAACCCTTGAACACCAGAAGACCTTCCGGACAGAACGTCCTGTCAACTCAGCTGCTCTCTCTCCCAACTATGACCAT gTGGTGCTGGGTGGTGGCCAGGAAGCCATGGATGTAACCACAACCTCCACCAGGATTGGCAAGTTTGAGGCCAG gtTCTTCCACTTGGCCTTTGAAGAAGAGTTTGGAAGAGTCAAGGGCCACTTCGGGCCTATAAACAGTGTTGCCTTCCATCCTGATGGCAAGAG CTACAGCAGTGGCGGAGAAGATGGTTATGTCCGCATCCACTACTTCGACCCACAGTACTTTGAATTTGAGTTTGAGGCTTAA